The Brassica oleracea var. oleracea cultivar TO1000 chromosome C7, BOL, whole genome shotgun sequence sequence AAATTTTCTAGATTATGCACACTTATTAAGAATTTAATAAATGTTTATAATTTAATTTATTTTCTTATTTGATTATACACTTTACAATATCTTTCCACCAATGAAATTTAATCAATTCAAATATTCTCAATTAATGTTCTTCAAAAGTATAAAAAAATACCTTAACAATATAAAAAATCTATCTTTGTGGAATAAGTAAAAAATCTAAAACATCTTACTTTCAGGAACGGAGGTAGTATTAATTTTTAGTTTTTGTCGTTGGTGAGATACGTGTGGTCTCACGTGATGGGAACAATTTAAATGTTTTTTGTTTAGTTAATCATCATTTTAGAAAGAAAAAAAACAAAAGCGCTAAGTATACACGGTTAGAAGCTAATTTTTTTATAGAGTTAAAATGTGAATAAGTTGATTTACCAGGTAGATAGACTGAGGCTACTAGGTACGAGGGAAGAGAGAATCTGAGTTTGATTTGAAATGTGAAATGTGGCCACATCAGAGAAACTATGTTTTGGCAGTTTATTGATAAGTCTCATGAGGTTTACCTGAGAGAAAGCAGTGGGAGTAGTTGATTGACTACAACTCTTCAAACGCATTCTACAAGTTTTTACACTCAATTAAATTATCTGTGGGATTATTCATTCTGCCATGTTTTGAAATACAAATTTTTAAAAACTCAGATTTTTCTTTATCATATTTTTGGGTTTATTTGTGGTGTTTCGTGAACTAAATGGTCTTCCTAATAGCTTGCTTGGAATGACTTTAGTCCACGGCAACAAGGGTATATACTGGAGCATGTAGAATTGAGGTTATTATTTTTCTTTAATCAATGCATTGCTGTTCATTACTTTTTGGTGAGTCCAGTCCAATGGATCCTTCTTGTGAGAGAACCTAAGATTATTGTCCCATGATTCTAGATTTCCAACGAAGCAATATTCGGTGTTGGACCTAGACGGATGATGTTCTGCGTCCATCCTGTGGTCATTAGAAGAAAATCTCAAAATAAATATTTAAGAGATTGAAAAACAGAGATGTGCAGGGAAAAAAACTGACGCGTAGGTTAGAGCCGCAACTACTCGAGAAAGAGCAGAGTCATGTCGTTTTCGCTAGATATCCTTTTTTCTTCTGCCCGTAAAAGAGGTTCAGAGGCTACATATCTTTGGCAATTATTTTAAAAATATTGTAAATACAATTTTGAACAGAATTTATAAGAGATTTAATATTTCCGACAATATTCAGAAATAACCATGCAAGTTGCTGATTTTTTCAAGTGTAAGATATACTACATTCGTGAATGTAGTGATTATATTTACGGGCAACTCCATGGGCGATTAGGGTAAACTCCTTCCGCCGTCACCGTTTGGTTGGACCTCACGTCCACCGACAAGAACATCTTCTTTCTTCTTTTCTTTTCCAAAGATGGTGGGCCTTGCTCGGTTAGCATCTTCGTCGAACCCGAATCCAGATCAAGATCCGCCACCGTTCACTGCTCTTGCAGATCCCTTTGCGGTGGTCTTACCTCCAGATTTTCCTGACCCACCGGATTCGTTCTCTTTGCTCCGACGGACTTCATCCCCTGTAACTACAATTCCTCTTCCAAGACTCGTTTTTGCCGCAGCTGACTCAGTTATCGGAGTCTTGTGTTGCAGGTTTGTCAATGAGTTTCTTGTGTTGCTGGGTTTCTCGTCCTCTTATACCGTAGCTAGCTGTGAGAGATGGTATCAGTGCAATATCCTTATACTCTGGCTCTTGTGTAGCCCTTGCCCATCTCTTGTGACTTCACTAGTTCCAGATCTGACCTCTATGACCTGCGCTTCTTCTCCTATAGATGATTCTTGTCAGCGCTCAGATTGGAAAACGTTACGAAGCAGGCTACATTTCTCGTCTCTTGGGACGATGACCGTTCTCCCTTCGGGGAAGATTGATTATGTCTTGTTCTGGTGTGAGTATGGCTCTTGTACCAGTCCTCTTTGGCTACTTTTTGACGGATCTATGTGTTTCAAAGACTCTGAGCACTACTACCGAACTATTCCGCCGATGAACCTCACCTTCGATGACCAACTGACCCATCGCTGTTCACCGCAAACACCGCTTATATCTATTTATTCCGACCACAACGACCAACGGTTCAACTTTGACTCCGGCAAATCTCTATGGTTCCATCACGGTAATGCTGGAATCGACAAGTTTTGCTGGGAATTAGAGTTTGTTCCTTTGGAAATTGGAGTCAAGCTCATCTTACTGTCCACTGGTGTGGAAGAGTCAAGTTCGTTAATGTTCGTTTCATTTCAGGGGGTGACTCTTCTCAGCCCTCTCGCTACGACTATCCAAGCTCAGCAAGTGGAATTTCCATCAAGTGAAGCTTACGTTCTGGGCATAGCTGGATTATCTCATATTGTTACTGTAGTCAATGGGGCTTGTTCACTGATGTCAAGCAAAATTTGTCATCAACCGGTATCTCCAACAAGTACAAATGTTTATGCTCGTCTCATTCAAAGCTCAGCTCGGAGTCATTCGTTGCTAGAAGATAGCAGTCCCGTAGCCTTAATAAAAATGCTACTCAAACCTCCTCATGTCGGCGCCATGAGAGATCATTATCCCTCTTCCTTCTCTTTGCAGGAGTGAACCATTCCACCAAAATTCCTCTCCATGAGAGGTACTCTTCTCTTGGCTACAAAGCTTAGCCAATGAATATCATTGCTTTCCTAATCGTTTGTTATCTTGTGTAATGGTTCGTTTGAGACCGAAAGATACAACGAAACTCATTCCAATAAGTTTCGAGGTCCTGGAGCATTCAACGTCACGAAATACAGTGACTATGGTTTATGAATTCGGTCTTACCGTGAATCTCCTACCGACGCATTTGAGCGGTATCTCATTTTCCCTGTCAATCTCTTCGGAGAATCTATCTGTTTTAACTTATGTTGTTTTTAAATTACATTGTTGTAATCAATGAGGATAGATAATTCCCTCTAACTCTTGTATGTTTGAAGTTTAAGATAATGAAATGGAAGGTCGCACAAAAAAAAAAGATATACTACATTCCAATAATCTAGTGCGTAAGGAAAAAAGAAGAAAATAGGTCCAAATATTTATTACATACACAATTCAAAGATGTACGGGTTGGGTTTATTATAGAATTTAGAACGTATCTACTATTATAAATCTGTAGATACGGAAAATAAGAAGTATTAAATGGCTAGGACCCATTTCCTAAAATATTCATGTGAACTACGTGATTTTTCATGCATACCCATCAATGTTCCACTGTACTATAACTTAAACTCGCATGTTATGTTTTAAAACAAAAACTCTCATTTAAATTTCACAGCTATATAACATCTTTGAATTCTACCGACATGATCAAGAAAAGAGAGTAGATAAGTGATCCAATTGTTAAGAACTAATCAAAGCGTAAATAGAAGTTTGTTTAATCACTCAAAGACAATGCAGTCTTGTGTGGATTCAAATGCTCTGCTGCGCATATCTAAGAGATTGTCACATTTAAACCATTTACATATATTTCGTTATTGAAAAATAAAAATAGTAAAATCACATGACTTACAGTGCCCTTTCCTGATTTTGTAAGGCTTGAATATGGTCATGGGCCAAAGATATGCATGCATATACAATCACACACTATAATATAGTGTCCCCTCATGCAAAGATTTGGTTTGCACAAAATTCCAGAGCTCTTGTAAGATTTATTCCAAAAGATAAATGGGGACCTTTCATGAGATCTTCTCTGCGATTTTCTAATTTAGACTAACTATAGAATAAAAACACATATCATGATAAATCTTTATTTCAGTTTTGGTTATTAGAAAGTTAGAAAACAAACTCATGCAAGAAAAAAAGCAATCCTCGCCGTTCGCATCATGACTTGATCCAACGGTCCATACTGAGAATTAACAACCATGTATTAGCAGTTTAGGCCATCTTTATCCAGGTATTTTAGTGGGATTTTTAGTGCCATGGGTCCCACTAAAATGATAAAACCATCCCTTGTGTTTGCCAAATAAAAACCGTTCTTTGTTTGATTCTTGCACTGTTTGCGGGTTCCAGTGACATGTGGCGGTCTGCAATTGGTTAACCTTTTAATTTTAATTTTTTTTCCGATAAAAAAATAAAAAATAAAAATAAGAATCCCACTTCTGGGTCTGTGGGATAAAAATGTTCTTAGTCACTGTGATGACGCGTCTCAGATATGAAAATGTACGGCTTCAGAATCCCGTGGTCCAGCGAATCTGGACCGTCCGTGGTTTAGCAAAAACATGTTGGGTTGGGTCCTTGGATAAGCTATGTGGAATGGTTGAAATTGAACCAGGTGTCTATTAGATACTTTAGAGCTGGGAACTTGGGAAGTACTCACTAAGCCTATGCCAAATGTGAAGAATTTTGTGAACCGGATCAAACCAGGGTTCTTTTATCTGTACCGGTCCAGGACTGTCCTGGTTAAAGAACACTGTGTCAAATTTTCAACGCTATCTTGACCTCAGTTGACTTTCCCGTATTTGATTTTGACTTCTCATCACTCATTATTCATTCACGTCAATTATCACCAAATTTACAATTATATCCAGAAAGCCTGATGTAGTACATGGTCGCACTTATCTGAATTTAGCAAGAGATGTACCTGCTATTAATTTGATGTATTTTCATTTACCAATATTAACAAAATATTAATGTATACAGTACATGTGAGTATATCCTTGTCTAGCGGAAAACTGAGAAAGATAGTGAAAAATCTAAGATTAATATTAATTTTTGGTTTACACAGTTAAATTTGTGAAACCAAAATCTCAAATCAACTCAATACGCTATACTTACCAAAAGTATTCTTAGAAGAATCATAAAGAAATGATTTAGTTTTTAAACTTTATGACAATATTGTTTCAAAAGAAGTCCATGATATGCAACTCCAAACATTGATTGACTTTGGTCCACCGACATTCAAGATATAAATCAAAACTTTGATATTTATGTATTTGTGTATGTTTGTACATATACACACTGTCTGTATATTCATATAATGATATAAACTGTACAATATCAGATGCGTAAACATATTTAGAATGTATAGTTAGAAAATACATGTGGAATAGAAGGTGAGTGAGACAGTGTCTCATGAAAAGTGGCAGAGACACATTAATAAAGAACATTAAAAGAAGGACCAAATATATTAAATGATGTCTTTTAATTTCATATCTCACGTACCATTCTCGTGCTATTCCCATACACTTAACATGTTTGCTCTGGCTTCTTCCTTTTAATTGACTGAACTAACCTTCCAACTACTTTTTCGGCTATGTTATCTCACATTTCTATTCTTAGTTCCCCTCGCCATAATGCAACAATCTAATTTGAGTTTGAATATGTGTACTATAGGTACCACAACGTTACTACTTTCCTACGTTAAAGTCGGAGCTTAAAAAACATCATAAATAATTAAATATCCCCGGGTTATAAGGTTCGTCTATAACATTTGTCCTGTGAAGGCTTTGACCATCTTTTACGTACTAGTTTTTGTCTTTTTTTTTGGACAACATCGTACTAGTCTATAATTGAAACATCTCGACGTACATGTATATATCTAAATGATCATTCCTATACTAAAATCATAGATAAAATGTACGACTTAACTAACAACATATTACAGCCTTCGATAAATTTAAGCTCGATATCTGCTAAAAGCACCGTTTCAAGTTTGAATCCAGACTTACTAGTTACTACGGAAACAAGAATAGTCTATCGTATCGTATTGTATGATCAGTTAATGAAATACTGTTCTTTTCAAAACGTTTTAATAATGGTTTGAGTATCATGTTGTGTAATGTTTAAAGCCGTTGCCCAAAGACTCAAAGTAAACATTATGGGCTAATAAGAGGCTTTGAATGGCTTTGTCGAATTAACTAAAATGGGCTTCTAGCATACATCAATACCAAAACATGTCCGATTGATAATAGTTGAGTCCAAACAATATATAACTGCTTATATGCATATAATTATAACTGCTTACTTAAAAAACTTAAAAAACAAACACGACAGCAAAGAAGATACAAACAAAATTCCTATTTTGATTATAACTACTTACTAGATTCCAATTTTTTTGGACTACGCAAATATCAACCAAAATTTTGGAAATGAATTATTATATTTTTGAGACAGTTATAACAAACACATATATTTGGTTTATTAAAAATTATAAAAACAAATTTGATCAGTACCAAATAAGTTAAATGACTACGTAATCGATACATTATCAAAAAAATCAATACTATTAAATTAATAACATGTCCAATTGATAATAGTTGAGTCCAACTTTAAAAATACAAGGAAGCAATATATAATTGCTTATATATATGCATGTAATTATAACTGCTTACTTAAAAAAATTTCCGACAGCAAGGAAGCAATATATAACTTCTTATATCCATATAATTGCTTACTTAAAAAAACACGGCAGCAAGGAAGATACAAACAAAATTCCTATTTTGATTATAATTGCTTACTAGATTCCTATTTTTTTGGACTACGCAAATATCAACCAAAATTTTGGAAATGAATTATTATATTTTTGAGATAGTTATAACAAACACATATATTTGTTATATTAATAATTATGAAAACAAATTTGACCAATACCAAATAAGTTAAATGACTACGTAATCGATACATTATCCAAAAATTAAGAAACATTTACACATACATTAAGGGTCTGACTGGTTCAAACGCAGCGGTTGTGGTTGCGGGAGTTTGCGGATGCGGGTGGTTGCGGTTTCTAAAGGTTTTAATAGATTCATACGACTAGTTCTACGGTTAGAAATTTGTGCGTTTGCGAGATACTTATGACTGGTTAACTACCAAATGCAGCATCAGCTAAATAATAAATTGACAATATTTATATTTTATATAATTATAAAAATATCAAAATCATTATATTATAATAAATATAAAAATTATATTTAGAAAGTTATAGTTTTAAAAAAATTCAAATTGTAGAAAATATTTTTATTTTAAAATTTTATAGTATTAATTAAAATATAATAGATATATTTAGTATTTTATAATTCAAATTTAAATTTTTATTGAATATTTTTATTTTTGTATTTATATTGTTTAAAAAAAAGAAAAACAAATTATCCTGCAATCGTCCGCAGCCGCAAACGTTAGCTGGAACCAGCTTTTGAATTTATGAAGTTTAGAGCGGTTTGAAGCGGTTTAGAGCAGTTTGAGTGATTGTTGCAAAACGCAAACAACCGCTACCAACCGCAAAAGCTGTGTTTGCGGGTGGTAGCGGGTAAACTAGTCATACCCTAAGTTTATCAATTAAAAAAGCACATGATGTTAAAATAGAGTTTAACGGGTTTTTAGTCGACTTTTAATAGAAATTGATATTTATATAGACTCATTTAGTTTAATGGTTTTTAAGTAGGTTATTCGATTAAAAATGTTTATTAAATGTGATTTTACTTAAAGTTAACGAAGACCATATTAATTGATTTACATATATGTATATATAGCGGAATATATTAAAAATTAATTTTTTCAAACATTTTTCAAAAAATTGTTCAATTTTCGATGTGGGTTAGGTTTAATATTAGTTTTCGGATATAACACTTTAAGAACCATTTAAGTATATAGGCCATGTTTAATAAAGTACGTGACTTTAATTTTCGAGTCGATTCCAAGTCAGATTTTTTAGGTACAAATATTCTTGACTAATTATGTTATCTAACTATTAAAAAAATATAATATGTTGTAAACTTTAGGAATAAAGTTTAAAAATAATTTTTGAAATGTATATGGCAAAAATGTGTAGTTATGCAACATGACATATTTAATATAATTACCAAAATTAAATTAAATTAATATTTAAAAACAAATATGATTAAAAAACACAAATATAAAGTTAAATTCTTTAAAAAAAATTAAAACAAAAAATATATCCAAAGACGGGTTAGAATATAGTTCAATAATTAGAACATCTCCAACCCCACTTCATAATTTACTGCAAAATGAAGTGGGAAATGGAGTGATGAACAAACAAAAAAGTGATTACTCCATAAATGGAGTAATGGGTTTTTTATTTGTTCTTAACTCCATTTCTCACTATTTTTTGCAGTAAATTATGGAGTGCGGTTGGAGATAGTCTTGAAACCAAGCCATTCACATCATGACATGATCTAACTGTCTCCACTGACCATTAATGACCATGTGTGGGACCCAGTAAGCAGCGAATCTTGACCGTCTACTTGGTGGGCGCCAGGCGTAAATTTGGGCTTTTGTGACCAAGTAAGAATTTTGTTCCGTCTGACTTCATAAGTCACCACCCGTTGACTTCTCTCAACTTAAACGCTTAATTATTTCCATATATTTTTAACCAAAAAAAAAAACCATTACCATTCCATAATATCGTATTCTAATTTTAAGGTAAATTTTCTGAATGTAAAATGTGCCTCATATATATTTTACATTTTTGTTTTGTCTGACTTTTCAGTATTTTACCCACAATTTAAAGATATTGTTCTGAAATTGCCGATTATTAACAGAATAGAAAAAAAAAAATTGCAAAAGACTAGAAATAAACAACAAAGGGAGTATTATTCACGAAGTGATACATAATAGTTTCACACAACTTATTCACTTTCAATATGGAAAACACATACATATATAGATTATTAAGTTTCCGTATTTCATAATTTCACGAAACAAAGACATACTTGGTATATTGCCGTATCTGATCTCCCCTTATCATTTGAGGGAAATAGAGCCAACCACTAGTCACAACCATAAATGTCATTGTAAGCATCCAAGACACCACAGGTCTCACAGTCCATCGCTTCCCGAACTCTGACCTTTTCACCACTATTTCTGTCGCAGTACAGACCCCATTTAACACATAGAATAAAGTGACCCCCCCAGAAGGCGTTTCATGGCCGCTTGTGTAGAAGAATATAAGTTCGTGAAACAGACCAGAGGCGAGGAACGCCGTTGATACTCCGATGAATTTAGACAAACCAGATTTGCTTTTGGATCTTCCCCGCAGAGGAGAGTAGATGCCTGACCGGAGAATAGACGAGACCACTGGATTCCACCGGCGACCCCAGAAGTCTTGAAGAGAGGTGGATAAGTAAGGTTCATCGAACACTGGCTCAAGATCGCACCCAAGAACGATAGTGAGCATAGATTTGAGGAGGGTTAATCCAAGCTCAAATGGCAAGTACATATATAGAGGATATATGCCCCATAACAGAACCGGAGGAAGATTATATTTGTAACCTCGCACATGGAACATAAACAAAACTCCAACTATTGCAACTTTAGCGGCTAAAATCCATTTATGGAAACTAAATTGAGATTTAGGGTTTTGTTCAAGTTTCTTGATGGGAAAGCAAGTGAAGCAGATAAATTGAAAAAGACTTGAAGGACGTGGGGAAAGAGAACCTAAATCAAATGCAAAGAGCATGAGCTTTAAAGTTGCCATCCCTGTGAGGAAAAACATTATGGGGAAAATGAAAAACCAAGAGGAGAAGAGCATTGGAGAAACAAAGAACTGAAGACACACCGGAAGAATAAAGAGTAATCGAGGAACCCCAGCTTTGATTCTAGGTAGTATGTAGTAACAATAACTTACCGAGACTATTGCTGAAACCCACACTAGGGCAAATCTTTTGATTTCTTCCTCCATGTTTCACTTTTTTGTGTGTGTTGCTGGTGATGATCTCTTCCAATTAGCGAGGTTTTATATTGGTTTTTGTGTGTGTTTTAAAGTCGCCGGAATGAGTAGATAATATAGAATCACAAAGCAATATAGAATCTCAAAGCAATAATAAAAAGTCATTCTCTTATTCAATCAAGCAAGCAATGCTTAAACAATTCAATCAAGCTCTCTAAGAATCACACAACGCACACACTCATCATTATCATCGACAACAATATATATAGAGAGCTCTATTTCCTAATCCTGTTAGATAACATATCTAGAAGACTTATCTAAATATATTATAACTTCCAATTCCTCAACATGATAGGATTAGGTTAATTACTTGCTTCTTAAGTTTCCTTCTTCTTCAAGCTTAACTCAACAGATACTATGGATTTAACAGGTAGACAAATGAAGGAACAGGTTTCTTCTACGTTCTCCCTTCTGAGGGTGGCTCTTATGCACGTTCTCCCTTCTGAGGCTATCCAGGGTATGATAGCAAAAATACTTGCATGTATTTCTAGTTTTATTTCATTGTTTCACGAGAAGGTATTATAAATTGCGATAAAAGAAATCAACATACACAACTTGTTTACTTTTAATTTTTCCAATACTGAAAGTACGTACATGTATTTTTTAGTTTTATTTCATAGTTTCACGAGAAGATATATTTGGTAATCTGCTAAGTCAGAGAGTGCTTTGCGACGGAAGAAATTCAAGAACAACAAGGTTCATGCGTTTGTTTATATTTGAGGGAAGTAGAGCCAACCAATTGTCACAGCCATAAAGGTCATCGCTGTTCTCACCGGCCACTGCCATGCAAACTGTGTTCTATTCGCCACCACTTCCGACGCAGTTAAACCCCATAACACGTATAACAAAGTAATCTCCCCTGAGGCGTTACGCGAGATGTATAGAACATTAGAATCTCGTGAAACAGGCCAGCAACGAGAAACATCTTAAAACCCCCCATGAACTTAGCCAACCGGGAGTTGCGTTTGGAGATGCCCCGAGCGTAGACTTTGAGGATCTTGCTTAAGCTTCATCCTAACTTATGCTATACAATTTTGTTTAATTAAATGATGATTTTTTCACCACTTTTTTTTTCACCACTAAATTGATGATATTTGATTAAAGATCAATGAACTAATTTTTGATCGAATCTGATTATGGACAGGACTGGACTGTATGAAAAGAAATCGGTATCACATTATATTAAACAAAATGTGGTTTCAATAGAAAATTAATTAACAATATATATACCATTTTAAGTCTTTATATATTAGTTAAGTTTCATTCCAGTTTTAAATTAGAATAATGGTTATAAAAATCTCGAACTTTAAAATATTGGGCATTTAAAATATGAAGTTTATCTCAATCAATTTAAAACATAAGATTTTATTAAGCTTTGTTTAAATCTTGAGTTTCTGTTGATTAAACCAAAAAGACATGTCGTTCAATATTTTGATAAAAAATTTAAACAGAGTTAATTAATATGTAACTAGGTGCTTTCATGTTTCCTGCACCATATGCAATGATAAAAATTTAAATTTTAAATTATATTTAAAAACAAAATTTTGATTATTCTTTTTATTTCATAATTTTCTTTTCAACATTTTAGTATAAATTTTGATTTAACTAAACATAAAAATAAGATAAAATAAATAATTTTGTTTATTTTAAATTGTATTTAAAATAGATATGTATATATCAAATCAACTTGGATAAAATTAATAAAAAATTGATATAAAAGTTTTATAATTATCAAAGAGTATAACTAAACAATATTTCTAAAAAATTTAGATACGTAAAAGAAGTTAATAATATTACTGATTATTAAAAAAAAAAAAAATTGTAAAAGAATTGAAAACCCCCTTTAGTAATAAAATTGTATAATTATAAAAATATAAATAAAAATAAATAATATTTCAAAATTTGAAAAATATATTATATTTTTATTATTATGTTATTTAATGTTATATTTGAATTGATTTACTTAATGATGATGTATAATTTACTACCATAGTCTAAAAAGTTTACCAAAAATATAAATAAATATTAAATATAATTGTCCATGTCACATTTAGTCATAACCCATATCATCAATTATATTATGTCATGTCATATTTATCTAGTGAAAGTGATTGCAAGAAAAAGACATGTATCAAAATCACTTTGCAAATAGTGTCTATGGGATTAAGTGCAGTTAGATTAAACTGTGTTCGACGAAATAAAGAAAGAAAAAGACACAACTTAACTTAACTACACTTAGAGCATCTCCAAAAGAAACTTTATAACTTCAAATCAAATATAAAGTTTTTGCTCTCCAATTTGAAGTTTTGAGAAGTGAAATTTGAAGTTTTGAGTAGTGAAATTTGAAGTTTTATATTTTTATTTTGATTTTGATCCTTATAATTAATTACAAATCACATTTATGATTCTTAAGTATTTTTTCATTTATTGTTTTAATCCTTAAAATTTTAATACATCATAAATATTTCAAATTTTTATTTTTATAAATTTATTTTTACTTGAAATTAAATAAAAAATTTAAAATAAGATTTATAATATTTTAAAATAAGATTTATAAGAATGTTACAAAAGAGACTTAATTAAAAAATCCTTTTAAAAGATACATGAAGAAATAATTGTTACACAAATTTAAATATTAAAACAACACTAATAGTCTGGTAAATTTTCTCCGGAACCTCCAAAATTTCTAAAATATTATCCAAACAAATTTTGTGTAACCGAAGATGGAGCATTACAGAAATAATATTATGGAATAATGTGGCGTTTTTATTGTTGTTTAATATTTAATTATGTATTTTATTTATAATTATATATATTTAGTGTAAGATTTCATTAATTAGGATTACTTTAATATTTTTATATATGTGCTAGTTATTTATAAAATTTTAGTGTATTTGTATTAATTATAATAAATATAAATATTATAGTGTAAAATACAAATAATTTTAAAGTTAAGTTTGAAGTTTTGTTTTTTGAGAAAAAACACCTTTAAACTTCAAATTTAGAGTTTTGCAAAACTCTAAAATAAAAAATATTTTTAGAGATGCTCCTAGTGCAAGGTTAATTAACCATGTTTAAAATTTTATAAAAGTATTGAATGACGTACCTTTTTGGTTTAGTCAATTAAATTCAATAAATGTTTATGCTTTAAAGTTTAAATTTTCAAAGACAAAGTTAATATTTAAGTGGTAAATTTTTTGAAAGTTTAGAAATTTTATGACTATTTTCCCAATTTTAAGAGTGAGACTTTGATCATACTATTTTAATGCGCATATACAGATATCATTATGAATATTATTACATCGTATAATGAATCGTGGATATATTCAGTGAATGCGGATCATTTAGACACCCTAACAAACAGTGTAATAAGGATTACGTACCTTTGGATTATCATCAGTTGATTCGATTTGATGACTTTTGAAACACATAATCATTATGGGATATGCGATGACAACTTAAAAACACGTAATCTAGGCTTAATTAACACCTGATACCCAAACATACTCTAGAGGTCCATAACATGAGGCAAACATCTTGGTAGAACCCAACATTAAGTGAATCACAATCTACCAATCATTCCGGCCCAAGCTTTCTCGTCGTTTAAAATAGC is a genomic window containing:
- the LOC106303372 gene encoding probable long-chain-alcohol O-fatty-acyltransferase 7, whose amino-acid sequence is MYLPFELGLTLLKSMLTIVLGCDLEPVFDEPYLSTSLQDFWGRRWNPVVSSILRSGIYSPLRGRSKSKSGLSKFIGVSTAFLASGLFHELIFFYTSGHETPSGGVTLFYVLNGVCTATEIVVKRSEFGKRWTVRPVVSWMLTMTFMVVTSGWLYFPQMIRGDQIRQYTKYVFVS